One window from the genome of Malus domestica chromosome 01, GDT2T_hap1 encodes:
- the LOC139196339 gene encoding uncharacterized protein, with the protein MLDASAGGALVDKTPIAAKTLIANHALNAQPYEGVGQREPPRQQPQVNEVVDGSKMQSAAICGVCSRQGHLNDQCPQLIENGGWETAHAMGYQGPNQPRNDPYSNTYNTGWRDHPNFKWREPQQPTQQGGFRQPPPVMFPRPYTPPQPPPQSAQTNSGTSLDNDTLLTLLTSLTQSQQSQAKEMNEVKKQIGQMAKFMGQKEDEKLQFKEEEQDKATTRKETILPQLPTLPNPSNPFTTGKKGSNSVNSNLIPPNVPFPHRFMQSNKEESDKDILETFRKVQVNIPLLDAIKQVPKYAKFLKELCTTRKKISNKEVVRVGENVSVVLQRKLPPKCKDLGSFTIPCVIGSTRFEHAMLDLGASINVMPYSIYASMNLGELKNDEVIIQLADRTNAYPKGVLEDVLVQVNHLIFPADFYVLEIEDSTHSSSLPILLGKPFMKTACTKIDVFKGMLSMEFDGEEYLEDLNEDALEMAITKGVGLENEGEGDVHAHGKEGNNLAVPFNEELAEVTTTLESIPKHVGDHETLTVIISSSLTAQEEEKLVRVLREYKIAIRWSLADIKGYN; encoded by the exons ATGCTAGACGCTTCAGCGGGAGgtgctttggtggacaaaacacccattgcTGCCAAGACCCTAATTGCTAACCACGCCTTAAATGCACAACCatatgaaggtgttggacaaagggaGCCCCCACGACAACAACCCCAAGTGAATGAG GTTGTGGATGGATCCAAAATGCAAAGTGCAGCCATATGTGGAGTGTGTTCGAGGCAAGGACATCTCAATGACCAATGtcctcaattgattgaaaatggaggatgggaaactGCCCATGCCATGGGTTATCAAGGACCAAATCAGCCACGAaacgatccatactccaacacttacaatacggggtggagagatcatccaaatttcaaatggagagagccacaacaacctacccaacaaggaggatttcgaCAACCACCCCCTGTGATGTTTCCAAGGCCATACACACCACCACAACCTccaccacaatctgcccaaacaAACTCCGGTACATCTTTGGATAACGATACACTTCTTACATTACTAACTTCATTGACGCAGAGCCAACAAAGTCAAGCCAAGGAGATGAATGAAgtcaagaagcaaattgggcagatggcGAAGTTTATGGG CCAAAAAGAGGACGAGAAGTTGCAATTCAAAGAGGAGGAGCAAGACAAGGCCACGACAAGGAAGGAAACAATCTTGCCGCAACTTCCTACACTCCCTAATCCTTCCAATCCGTTCACCACAGGTAAGAAAGGTTCAAATTCTGTTAATTCTAACCTTATTCCACCCAATGTACCTTTCCCTCACAGATTCATGCAATCAAATAAGGAAGAAAGTGACAAGGACATtcttgagacatttaggaaggtacaagtcaatatcccactcTTGGATGCAATCAAACAAGTCCCAAAGTACGCCAAATTCTTGAAAGAACTTTGCACCACAAGAAAGAAGATTTCAAACAAGGAGGTGGTAAGGGTAGGTGAGAATGTTTCAGTCGTCTTGCAACGTAAActgccccctaaatgcaaagatctgggtagttttacaattccttgtgttataggcAGTACTCGTTTTGAacatgccatgttagacttaggtgcatctattaatgtcatgccctattcaatttatgcatctatgaacttaggtgagctgaAAAATGATGAagtgattattcaattagccgatcgaacTAATGCTTATccaaaaggagttttggaggatgttttagtgcaggttaatcatttaatCTTTCCAGCTGATTTCTATGTGCTCGAGATAGAAGACTCGACCCATTCTTCCTCACTGCCAATCCTACTTGGAaagccattcatgaaaacagcctgcaccaagatagatgtgttcaaGGGGATGTtatccatggaatttgatggggaa gaatatcttgaagatttgaatgaggatgcacttgaaatGGCCATTACCAAGGGAGTAGGACTCGAAAACGAAGGGGAAGGTGATGTCCATGCCCATGGCAAGGAGGGAAACAACCTTGCCGTGCCTTTTAATGAGGAGTTGGCCGAAGTTACTACTACCCTTGAATCAATTCCAAAGCATGTTG GAGACCATGAGACTTTGACCGTCATCATCTCTTcctcactcacggcacaagaagaagaaaagttggTGAGGGTGTTGAGGGAGTACAAAATAGCCATTAGATGGAGCTTGGCCGACATCAAAG GTTATAATTAG